Below is a genomic region from Alosa sapidissima isolate fAloSap1 chromosome 19, fAloSap1.pri, whole genome shotgun sequence.
TTTGTTTATCATGATATCACTATCGTTTTATTGCCCAAGTCTAGCTTTATACTTTACAATGTCTGTCGTTCAGATGAGACATTAAACCGAGGGTCCTCCGTGGTgctcctgactcactgtggtcaatACAGAATTCATGGCACTTGTCGCAAAGCGTAGGGGGTTCCCCGGTTTCCTGTCTAAATTCCTAACCTGTCTCATTCAAGCTGGCTCCCTAATCACCCCCCAGTGTAATTGGCttattcaatctggccccctaatcatcccccaatGTAATtggcacattcattcattccctaACTCTCCACctcgttctggcgcataatgacTGCTGTGCATCAGCCCTTTtcactgtaaagcactttgggtatCTTGAAAAGCGCTGTGTTAAAATAAGATGATCATCGTTAAGGGCTGCTTCATTTGCCATAATCAACCAGCCCTTCTATTAAGCTGTTAATTACACTGGTGTGTCTCACCTGAACCATGTAGCTGTGGTAGTCCTTGATGCGGCTCTGCCAGAAGCGCTGCAGTGCCAACACACTACCGATGCCCACCTCATGGAACACTTGCTCCACCACATCAGGGAACGGGGTAGCACCCAGCTGGGCCTCCCGGTCCACTGCAACACGAAGCAGCCAGCTCAGACGTTGGTAGTGCTCATGCACCAGGTCTGTAAGTGTCTCCAGCACACTCTCGTGGGCTAATTCAAAGCCGGCATGAGCAAGAACTGTAGCAACAGACTGGTACAGAAGCTGCCGACAGGATGGCCAACTAAGTTCTGTCACTGGTTCCCCTTTCCCCCTGAAGCACAGAGAGATTTTGGTTACTTTATATTAACTTGAAATAACACATAGTGGTACAAGATATAAGGGTCTTAACCCACCATTTTTGTACATCTTAAAAGGAGGGTAGACTTACTTGTAGAAGTCGCTTTCTGGGTTGCTATGCCGAAGCTGGAAAGGCAGGCTTGGGACCTTACTGTCTGGGGGCAGCAGGTCATCTGGCATGGTTGGTGTGGGAGGCCTTGGAGGTAGTGGCTCACCCTCCTCCGTTTTGAAATTGCTCTGAACGTCAGCTGTAGAAGATGCAAGTGGCTGTTGGCCTTGCTGGGCCGCTGCTAGAAGGCTGCGAAGACGGCGGACATGCTGACAGAGTTGAACGGTGTGAATGGTGAGGCTACAAGGTTCCGAAGGCACATCAAGCATAGTGGTGGGACGAGGGCGTGGGGCAGATGGCTGGTGCAGGGGCGGGTCCTGCATCTCCACCTGACGGAACTCTCGCTGCAGCAAATCAAAGGAGCTGCGGCCAGGAGGCGCGGAAACAGCTGGGATCTCCCCCCAGTAACGCATCATTTTGATGGCTGACCACCTGCAGCTCTTGTTAGTGATGTATTAATACCTGCCAATAACAAATGTGTATTGGATTCACTGGTAAACATAAAATGCAATGCTGAAATATGGATAAACAAAGTTAGCACAACTCAACACAAATTTAGCCTGATGATGAGCTCAAAAGGAATGAGAGATGCTGTACTAAAGAACACACTAAACCAAACACACAATAGTACACAATATCAATAGGCAAGTCCGTAAAACTTACGTTGGCTGATGCACTAGTTACATCTAAAAGTTAAACAAAACGTGCTATGTTTAGCTAACATATGACAACAC
It encodes:
- the supt7l gene encoding STAGA complex 65 subunit gamma, whose protein sequence is MMRYWGEIPAVSAPPGRSSFDLLQREFRQVEMQDPPLHQPSAPRPRPTTMLDVPSEPCSLTIHTVQLCQHVRRLRSLLAAAQQGQQPLASSTADVQSNFKTEEGEPLPPRPPTPTMPDDLLPPDSKVPSLPFQLRHSNPESDFYKGKGEPVTELSWPSCRQLLYQSVATVLAHAGFELAHESVLETLTDLVHEHYQRLSWLLRVAVDREAQLGATPFPDVVEQVFHEVGIGSVLALQRFWQSRIKDYHSYMVQVSRELSEEYERVVNPEKALEDSKPMRVKDEPMSDIPFPVSEEPEADLASGDQALPIGVLGTSSERMAGGLDSENSPHVSGAAVTNSPLWHLPQVKMEPQDGEEAQVPGPLGSDVFEEEPMSTMSEAGIAPSPGGASDGSYGSHSPDSLIGSSPVFHQRFKKRMRKM